The genomic stretch AAGACAAAATAGAAGTTTTGACGAATGAGCTATCTTTTATCAAAACCGATCAAGACTTAAATAATACTTCTATCTTAAAAGAGATTCTGGAAGAATTAGATAAAAATGTCATCCCTTTATTCTCCAAAGAAACAAATTATGATATTTTGGGCAAGTTCTATGAAGAATTTTTAAGATATGCCGGTATTAGTAATGTGAAAAATGGAATAGTTTTAACCCCAAGCCACATTACCAAATTATTTACAGAATTAGTAGAAATAAAAAATAATGATGTAATCCTAGATACTTGTTGTGGAACTGGAGCATTTTTAATATCTGCTATGAATAAGATAATTTTAGAAATAAATCAATCAAATATTAGGACTAAAAATGAGTTAATCAAAAAAATAAAACAAAATCAATTAATCGGATTTGAAAAAAGTTCTACCATGTATGCTTTATCTATTTCTAATATGCTATTCAGGGGAGATGGAAAGTCAAGAATATTTAATGCAGATTCATTTTCTGACGAATCAAAATATATACTTAATAATTTAAAAAAAGAAGGTATAATCCCAACAATAGGATTCATCAATCCTCCTTATGGGGGTCAAGATAATAAAGACAAACCCACTAAAAAAGAGATTCAATTTTTAGAAAATATGCTTGATAAAGTAAGTAAATTTGGAATAATAATCGCCCCTCTTTCAGCTTATATCAAAGAAGAAGAGATTAGAGAAAGAATATTATCAAAACATACTCTAAAATATGTCATAAATATGCCTAAAGAACTATTTCAACCAAATGCTTCTACGCACACAGCAATAGCTGTTTTTGAAACCAATATACCTCATAATAATAAAAAAGTGATATTTTATGATTTAAAAGATGATGGCTTTGTTTTATCTAAAAATAGGGGAAGAACGGACGCTTTAAATAAATGGTTGGATATCAAGAAGAGATTATTTGAAGAAATAAATAATCCCGAAAAATATGCGGACGATATTCATTTAATAAAAACAAAAATAGGAAAAGGTGACGAGTGGATTATTCAAGCACACGCCAAAACAGATTATAGTAGCTTAGAGAATAAAAATTTTATTAATAGTATAAAAGAATATGTTGTTTTTTCAACAAAATTAAAATTAGATTTATTAGACAAAGATGTTGATGAAATTACTTTACTTGAGATTTTGAATGAAAACAAAATAAGCGCAGATAGCGTCTTAAGAGAAAAAGATGAATGAATTAGATAAATCAAAGTGGAAAACATTTGAGTTTAATAAAGTGTTTAATTTTAATAGAGGAAAAAGGTTAACCACCATAGATCAAACAGAGGGAAATATTGCATATATTTCTTCTACAATGATAAATAATGGTATTGATAACTATATCAATCCTCCAGCCTATATGAAAATATATCGTAATGTTCTAACTGTAAATAATAGTGGTAGTGTCGGCTATTGTTTTTATCATCCTTATCCAATAGTGTGTTCAGATCATTGTACTGTCATAATGATCAAAGACCAGTCAATAAAAATGAATCCACATATTGCATTGTTTCTAAAACCAATTATCGAGTCCATGAAACAAAAATATAGTTTTGCTAGAGAAATCAGCGATTACAGATTAAATAAAGAAAAGATTTTACTTCCAGCCGACAAAGAAGGCAATCCTGACTGGAAATACATGGAAGAACACACTAAGAAATTGTCTAAAAATATTCATTTTAATAAAATAATTAAGAAAATAAACTCTAAAAAAATAAATACTACCAAATGGAAAGAGTTTATAATTGAAGATTTATTCAAAAATAATATGAAACGAGGTATGCGATTAATTGAAGTTGATAGGACTAAAGGAGACTGTTGTTATTATTCAGCATCAAATAAAAATAATGGGTTAACAGATATGATCGGAAATCCGTTATTCATAGAGAAAGATGCCATTATTTATTCTACTTTTGGAGATTGTTTTTATGTTGAAGGAGAATTTACAGCTAGTGATGAAATATGTATATTAAAACATGATAAGTTAAATAAATTTAATGGATTATATGTGGTAACAATACTTAAAGAAAATAAATATAAATACGGGTTTGGTAGAAAAGCATTTTTAAATAAATTAGTTAAAGATGTTATTAAACTTCCAGCAGATAAAGAAGGCAATCCTGATTGGGAATTCATGGAAAATTATGTCAAGTCATCCCCCTATAGTTCAAATCTTTAGATTATTCGAGTCCCGATTCCCCCCCGTTTCGATTCATTAAAAAAATTTGGGAGAGCGAAGCGAACCGTTAAATAAATGTTAGAATTAGTTGCGAAGCAATTTAGTTTTTTCTCGTCTCCGTCTCACGATTTAACGAAGGCAATAGCATTTTTATTATTTACGGCACCAGCCTCGTTAGAGGTAACAAAAGATTGTATTTAACAACTATTAAACGCAGTTTTAATTGCTGTTTAATAGTTGTTTTTCGTGTTTAAGCGAAACTTTTATATACGTATTGTTATTTTCTGTTTTTATATGGTTGCCATGGTGAGTGATGACATGAATGATCATGTGGCTGATAATGAGCCCTACCTTGACAAGCTTTGCGAAGAGCTGAGGCTGAGGAAATACTCTAAGCAGACTGAAAAGACATATCTTAATTTGATAAAGAATTTTCTTGCATCTGGAAAACAGCCAAGGGAATATCTTTTGGGATATACCGAGAAGAGCAGATCTGCCATCCGCTCAGTTTATTTTGCCCTTAAGTTTTTTTATGAGCACGTCTTAAACCAAAAGTTTGACGAGAAAATACCTCTTGCAAAAAATGGCGGAAAGCTGCCTACAGTCTTAAGCAAGGAAGAGATAACCAAAATGTTTGAATCGACATTAAATCTCCGCCACAGGCTGATTCTCATGTTTTTATATTACACCGGAGTAAGGCTCGACGAAATAGTAAACTTAAAATGGGAAGATCTTGATTTTGACAGAGATGTAATCCACCTTAAAATAACAAAAGGCAGCAAAGACAGGGTTATTTTCTTTCATCAAAAGCTAAAGCAGTTTATTGCGATGTTCAACTTAAAGAAAGAAGGCCTTATTTTTCTTTCAAATCTTGGCAGGAAATACAACAAAAGGACCATACAAGTTATAGTTAAAAGCGCGGCAATGAAAGCAGGCATAAATAAAAGGGTAACTCCCCATACATTTAGGCACAGCTTCGCAACTCATCTGCTTGAAGCTGGCGCAGATATAAGGCATATCCAAAAATTATTGGGTCATGCAAACCTGCAGACAACGCAGATCTACACTCATGTAGCAAACAGGGACATAAAAAGGCTGGCAGATTTATTGTAGTCTGTTATTTTGATCTATGTTAAAACACCAAAATTCTGTCATTTTAAGCCTTATCTCGCCATTTTAGAAACGATAGGTTTTTAAATAAAAGTATGCTTTTATTTAATGAGGACATTCTAAAAATGGATCAAAATTCTGAAGAAAATAACAATAAAAAACAGGAAAGAATAGTCAACAGAGTGATTGAAGATGAGATGAAGCAGTCATATCTTGATTATTCCATGTCAGTTATAGTCGGAAGGGCATTGCCGGATGTAAGAGATGGATTGAAGCCAGTGCATAGAAGGATTCTTTTTGCAATGAATGATATGGGCATGCACCATAACAAGCCTTTTAAAAAATCTGCTAGGATAGTAGGTGAGTGCCTCGGAAAATATCATCCGCACGGAGATATTGCAGTCTATGATGCAATGGTCAGGATGGCGCAGGATTTCTCGCTGCGTTATCCTTTGATAAATGGGCAAGGCAATTGGGGTTCTGTCGACGGAGATTCTGCTGCCGCCATGCGGTATTGTGTAACAGGAGATACACTAATAGTAACTAGTAAAGGAATTATGTCTATGGCGAGCATTTCTAAAGATAAAGAATCAAGAATCAATTTAAAAGTATTGTCATATGATGGAAGAATAAATCATGCTTCAAAATTTTTCAATTCAGGAAAACATAAAACAATAAAGTTGGTAACTAAATCAGGATATTCTATTGAAGGTTCTTATAACCATCCTCTTCTAATCTGGAGAATAGGTCAAAATTTTAAACCGATTATCTCGTGGAAAACTCTTGAGAATTTTGAAGAGGGGGATGTAGTGATAATAAAGAGGGGCGGTAATTTATTCTCAAAAAAACCTTTAGACTTAAGAGAACATCATCCTAAAAAAGGCTTCAAAAATGATGTCGCTCTCCCAGAACGAATGAATAATGATTTAGCATTTTTATTGGGTGCTTTAGTGAGTGAAGGAAGCTTTCACAATAAGCAAATATCATTTAATAATAAAGATATGAAGTTTTATGATAAAGTCAAGTCAATTATTTTATCGCAATTTAAAGGAATTCAACTATATGAAAGAAAAATAAAAGGGGCTTGCACAGAATTAAGCATTTATGAACAAAAGGCAGTTATTTTCTTGCAGAATATAGGTCTAGAATCCTCTAAATCTGATAAAAAAGAAATTCCATTTTCTGTTTTAATATCCTCGAGAGAAAATATGAAATCCTTCTTAGAAGCGTTGTTCGAGGGTGATGGAAGTGTGGCATTAGTAATAGATAAAAGGCATGGAGGGAAAGCTATTCAATTGAATTATAATTCTAAAAGTGAGATTCTAATAAAACAAATCAAGACACTTTTATTAAATTTCGGGATAGTCTCTAGCAAACCTTACAAAGACAAAAGAAATGAATGTTTTAAATTAGTAATATCTTCCTGTGAAGGTATATTACGATTTCATAAAGAACTTGGTTTTTTTTCAAAAAGAAAAAAAACAACCCTAAAATCAATAGAAAGAATCAACCCATCAAGATTAAGCAAAACTGATTTTGTTCCTTTTTTGAATGATTATCTAAGAAACAAATACGCTTCTGAATTTATACTGAGGAATAATTTTGATAGATACAATTCATTAACTAAAAATTATTCTGTACTCGTAAGGGTGATTGATCATGAAGATAAATGTCTGATAGATTGGATTTTAAAAAATAGATTTTATTTTGATCAAATAAATAAAGTAGAGAAAACAGAAACCCTAAAAGAAGTGTTTTCAGTAAAGGTAGATAGTAAATGTCATTCTTTTGTTGCCAATGGATTTATAAATCATAACACAGAGGCAAGATTAAGCAAGATTGCAGAAGAACTGCTGCAGGACATTGAAAAAGAAACTGTAAAATTTGTTGATAATTTTGACGGCAGCTTGAAAGAGCCAACAGTATTGCCTTCAAAAATCCCAAATCTGTTAATCAATGGATCAAGCGGAATTGCAGTCGGCATGGCAACAAACATTCCGCCGCACAATATTTCAGAAGTTTCAGAAGGCGTAATCGCTGCAATTGACGACCCCGACATTACAACTGAAAAACTGATGTGCTTCGTACGCGGCCCGGATTTTCCTACAGGCGCATCAATTCTCGGATTAGGGGGAATAAAACAGGCATACGAAACCGGAAGAGGCAGTGTAATTGTAAGGGCGAAGACAGCTATTGAAGAGAAGAAAGAACGAAAAAACATCATTGTAAATGAAATACCTTATCAGGTGAATAAATCAATCATGATAGAGCAGATTGCAGGCCTTATAAGAGATAAAAGCCTTAGCGGAGTTTCTGATTTAAGAGATGAAAGCGACAGAGAAGGCATGCGCGTTGTCATTGAGCTGAAAAAGGATGCAAATCCTGAAGTTATTCTTAACCAGCTTTACAAGCACACATCAATGCAGACAACATTCGGCATAATAATGCTTGCATTGGTCAACAACGAGCCCAAGGTTTTAAGCCTGAAGGGAATGGTGCAGCATTTCATAAAGCACCGCCAGGATGTTGTAAGGAAGAGAACAGACTTTGATCTTAAGGAAGCTGAAAAGAAAGCCCATATTTTGGAAGGCTTAATCATAGCATTAAATGACATCGACAATGTTATACAAAAAATAAAAAAATCAAGGGATGCGGCAGAAGCAAAGATCATGCTGATTGGCGATTACAGGCTTACTGAAGTGCAGTCATTGGCAATTCTGGATATGAGGCTGCAAAGATTAGCATCATTGGAGCAGGAAAAAATAAAAAATGACCATAAGGAGCTGCTAAGGATCATAGAAGAGCTCAGGGCAATACTTTTAGACGAAGCCAAAATTTTAGGCTTGATAAAAAACGAATTGATTGAAATCAAAAACAATTACGGCGATGGAAGAAGAACGCAGATTGAAGAATCAGTTGCAGATGAAATATGCACAGAAGACCTTGTAAAGCCGGAAGAAATGGTTGTCACAATGACGCATGAAGGCTATATAAAAAGGCTTTCTGTTGACGCATACAAGCTGCAAAAAAGAGGCGGCCATGGAGTTATAGGCGCAGGCAAAAAAGAAGAGGATTTTGTTGAAGATCTGTTTATTGCAAACACACATTCGTATATTTTATTCTTCACAAATAAAGGAAAAGTGCATTGGCTTAAGGTCTATGAAATCCCAGAAGTATCGAGAATTGCAAAAGGAACAGCTGTTGTTAATTTGCTGGATCTTGGCAAGGATGAAAAAGTCAGCGCATTTGTTCCTATCAGGGAATTTGATGACCGGCATTTCATTGTGTTTGCAACAAAGAAAGGCACAGTGAAGAAAACAAATCTTGCAGAATATTCAAGGCCAAGGGCAGGCGGAATAATCGCGATAACATTGGAAGAAGGAGATGAGCTGATAAATACGAGCCTTACAGACGGAAAGCAGCAGATAATTCTTGCAACAAAGAATGGGCTTGCTGTCCGCTTCAGGGAAGAGGATGTAAGGGCAACCGGAAGATCAGCCCAGGGCGTCAGGGGAGCAAGATTAAGGCAGAATGATGAAATAGTTGGAATGGTGATCGGTGATGATTCCAAAACTTTGCTGACTGTTACAGAAAACGGCTATGGGAAGAGAACTCAGATTTCAGAATACCGCTTAGTCAGCCGCGGCGGAGTTGGCGTAAGAAACATTATCTGCAGCGAAAGAAACGGCTGTG from Candidatus Woesearchaeota archaeon encodes the following:
- a CDS encoding N-6 DNA methylase, whose translation is MVNERKNEAKKDILLYNYIKDKKKYKNSWDIKKTDNKVVQSILDKASKKKTGNRGEPDLLYINEANKLLILIENKDSIKQHQSKNGDDAENYAVDGIKHYLSFFKESYTNSFSETTKKYLRNWKIIGVAVSGNILDSYSHLISTFIITKNEIKDIETKEILNEDDYLSFFDNVDMEKLIKEVSESSKKINNKLRSLDSQKRPVLLSGLMICLFTRGNKNDFKDGYIGWESKTIINNIPETITQILKDEGIPKDKIEVLTNELSFIKTDQDLNNTSILKEILEELDKNVIPLFSKETNYDILGKFYEEFLRYAGISNVKNGIVLTPSHITKLFTELVEIKNNDVILDTCCGTGAFLISAMNKIILEINQSNIRTKNELIKKIKQNQLIGFEKSSTMYALSISNMLFRGDGKSRIFNADSFSDESKYILNNLKKEGIIPTIGFINPPYGGQDNKDKPTKKEIQFLENMLDKVSKFGIIIAPLSAYIKEEEIRERILSKHTLKYVINMPKELFQPNASTHTAIAVFETNIPHNNKKVIFYDLKDDGFVLSKNRGRTDALNKWLDIKKRLFEEINNPEKYADDIHLIKTKIGKGDEWIIQAHAKTDYSSLENKNFINSIKEYVVFSTKLKLDLLDKDVDEITLLEILNENKISADSVLREKDE
- a CDS encoding restriction endonuclease subunit S, whose translation is MNELDKSKWKTFEFNKVFNFNRGKRLTTIDQTEGNIAYISSTMINNGIDNYINPPAYMKIYRNVLTVNNSGSVGYCFYHPYPIVCSDHCTVIMIKDQSIKMNPHIALFLKPIIESMKQKYSFAREISDYRLNKEKILLPADKEGNPDWKYMEEHTKKLSKNIHFNKIIKKINSKKINTTKWKEFIIEDLFKNNMKRGMRLIEVDRTKGDCCYYSASNKNNGLTDMIGNPLFIEKDAIIYSTFGDCFYVEGEFTASDEICILKHDKLNKFNGLYVVTILKENKYKYGFGRKAFLNKLVKDVIKLPADKEGNPDWEFMENYVKSSPYSSNL
- a CDS encoding tyrosine-type recombinase/integrase, with translation MVAMVSDDMNDHVADNEPYLDKLCEELRLRKYSKQTEKTYLNLIKNFLASGKQPREYLLGYTEKSRSAIRSVYFALKFFYEHVLNQKFDEKIPLAKNGGKLPTVLSKEEITKMFESTLNLRHRLILMFLYYTGVRLDEIVNLKWEDLDFDRDVIHLKITKGSKDRVIFFHQKLKQFIAMFNLKKEGLIFLSNLGRKYNKRTIQVIVKSAAMKAGINKRVTPHTFRHSFATHLLEAGADIRHIQKLLGHANLQTTQIYTHVANRDIKRLADLL
- the gyrA gene encoding DNA gyrase subunit A — encoded protein: MRYCVTGDTLIVTSKGIMSMASISKDKESRINLKVLSYDGRINHASKFFNSGKHKTIKLVTKSGYSIEGSYNHPLLIWRIGQNFKPIISWKTLENFEEGDVVIIKRGGNLFSKKPLDLREHHPKKGFKNDVALPERMNNDLAFLLGALVSEGSFHNKQISFNNKDMKFYDKVKSIILSQFKGIQLYERKIKGACTELSIYEQKAVIFLQNIGLESSKSDKKEIPFSVLISSRENMKSFLEALFEGDGSVALVIDKRHGGKAIQLNYNSKSEILIKQIKTLLLNFGIVSSKPYKDKRNECFKLVISSCEGILRFHKELGFFSKRKKTTLKSIERINPSRLSKTDFVPFLNDYLRNKYASEFILRNNFDRYNSLTKNYSVLVRVIDHEDKCLIDWILKNRFYFDQINKVEKTETLKEVFSVKVDSKCHSFVANGFINHNTEARLSKIAEELLQDIEKETVKFVDNFDGSLKEPTVLPSKIPNLLINGSSGIAVGMATNIPPHNISEVSEGVIAAIDDPDITTEKLMCFVRGPDFPTGASILGLGGIKQAYETGRGSVIVRAKTAIEEKKERKNIIVNEIPYQVNKSIMIEQIAGLIRDKSLSGVSDLRDESDREGMRVVIELKKDANPEVILNQLYKHTSMQTTFGIIMLALVNNEPKVLSLKGMVQHFIKHRQDVVRKRTDFDLKEAEKKAHILEGLIIALNDIDNVIQKIKKSRDAAEAKIMLIGDYRLTEVQSLAILDMRLQRLASLEQEKIKNDHKELLRIIEELRAILLDEAKILGLIKNELIEIKNNYGDGRRTQIEESVADEICTEDLVKPEEMVVTMTHEGYIKRLSVDAYKLQKRGGHGVIGAGKKEEDFVEDLFIANTHSYILFFTNKGKVHWLKVYEIPEVSRIAKGTAVVNLLDLGKDEKVSAFVPIREFDDRHFIVFATKKGTVKKTNLAEYSRPRAGGIIAITLEEGDELINTSLTDGKQQIILATKNGLAVRFREEDVRATGRSAQGVRGARLRQNDEIVGMVIGDDSKTLLTVTENGYGKRTQISEYRLVSRGGVGVRNIICSERNGCVVAAKSVIDDDELIFISKNGIVLKTKASGISVIGRATQGMTIMKLEEGDKLVAAARIVKEENGNSENKQII